One region of Streptomyces sp. NBC_00442 genomic DNA includes:
- a CDS encoding erythromycin esterase family protein: protein MAIDIKDTVQAVDAAAVMGLLPGRPRLLALGEPTHGEATLLGLRNELFRHLVEQEGYRTIAIESDCVRGLLVDDYVTSGTGTLDDVMARGFSHEWFNGSDANRELVRWMRAFNDGRPRSERLRFAGMDGPLEMTGAASPRQALTALHGYLLAHVNADLLPCTEETLDRLLGADDPWSEPAAMRDPARSVGRSVRAKELRLLADDLVALFDEQTPHLMTATSRDAWDRARLFGRTATGLLRYHYWMADPAPSRMTRLVALRGRMMADNLTAVAERGPALVHAHNAHLQRDLSTMRMGGAPLEWWSAGALVSARMGTDYAFLATALGTIRHQGVDVPPPATLEGLLYGLPEDRCVVDARRLAAALATTPPTPRVSPWFGYAPFDPAHLATTDGIVFVKDIVAGGKDVVSH, encoded by the coding sequence ATGGCAATCGACATCAAGGACACCGTCCAGGCCGTGGATGCGGCCGCCGTCATGGGGCTGCTCCCGGGCCGGCCCCGGCTGCTCGCCCTGGGCGAACCCACACACGGGGAGGCCACCCTGCTCGGCCTGCGCAACGAGCTCTTCCGGCACCTCGTCGAGCAGGAGGGCTACCGAACGATCGCGATCGAGAGCGACTGCGTGCGGGGCCTGCTGGTGGACGACTACGTCACCTCCGGCACAGGCACGCTCGACGACGTCATGGCGCGCGGGTTCAGCCACGAGTGGTTCAACGGCTCCGACGCCAACCGCGAACTGGTGCGGTGGATGCGCGCGTTCAACGACGGCCGCCCCCGGTCCGAACGGCTGCGCTTCGCGGGCATGGACGGCCCCCTGGAAATGACCGGGGCCGCGAGCCCTCGCCAGGCCCTCACCGCGCTCCACGGTTATCTGCTCGCCCATGTGAACGCGGATCTGCTCCCCTGCACGGAGGAAACGCTCGACCGGCTGCTCGGCGCCGACGACCCGTGGAGCGAACCTGCCGCGATGAGGGACCCGGCCCGGTCCGTCGGACGGTCGGTCCGGGCCAAGGAGTTGCGGCTGCTCGCCGATGACCTGGTGGCGCTCTTCGACGAACAGACGCCGCACCTGATGACTGCGACGTCTCGGGATGCCTGGGACAGGGCCCGCCTGTTCGGGCGCACCGCCACCGGCCTGTTGCGCTACCACTACTGGATGGCCGACCCGGCACCGAGCCGTATGACCCGTCTCGTCGCCCTGCGCGGCCGGATGATGGCGGACAACCTCACCGCCGTGGCCGAACGCGGACCGGCCCTGGTCCATGCCCACAACGCCCATCTCCAGCGGGACTTGAGCACGATGCGGATGGGTGGGGCGCCGCTGGAGTGGTGGAGCGCGGGCGCTCTGGTGAGCGCCCGGATGGGCACGGACTACGCCTTCCTCGCCACGGCGCTCGGCACGATCCGGCACCAAGGCGTGGACGTCCCGCCGCCGGCCACTCTCGAAGGGCTGCTGTACGGCCTGCCCGAGGACCGTTGCGTCGTGGACGCCCGGCGACTCGCCGCCGCCCTCGCCACCACACCGCCGACGCCCCGGGTGTCCCCCTGGTTCGGCTACGCGCCGTTCGATCCGGCCCACTTGGCGACGACGGACGGGATCGTGTTCGTCAAGGACATCGTGGCGGGCGGCAAGGACGTCGTGTCGCACTAG
- a CDS encoding TioE family transcriptional regulator, which yields MGKNLKSGGRLRPVDLARGHGLSTQAVRNYEEAGILPAAERTPHGYRVYAPVHAAALRAFLALVPGHGHGRATSIMRAVNEGSCEAAYRLIDESHAQLLDDRRTLRAVESALRDLGPVVSEPLPAAGRAAVSGPGGLFIGPLAEQLGIGPATLRKWEDAGLVRPHRDPLTGYRVYDEAAVRDARMTHQLRHGGYLLEQIAPLITQVRSVGGTEPLEAALTGWHDRLSARGRAMLAGAAQLDAYLRSRG from the coding sequence ATGGGGAAGAACCTTAAAAGTGGTGGTCGGCTGAGGCCGGTGGATCTGGCGCGCGGTCACGGTCTCTCCACGCAAGCGGTCAGGAACTACGAGGAGGCCGGGATCCTGCCGGCCGCCGAGCGCACGCCCCACGGCTACCGCGTCTACGCGCCCGTGCACGCGGCGGCTCTGCGTGCGTTCCTCGCGCTGGTGCCCGGCCATGGCCACGGCAGGGCCACGTCGATCATGCGGGCGGTGAACGAGGGATCGTGCGAGGCGGCGTACCGGCTCATCGACGAAAGCCACGCACAGCTCCTCGACGACCGTCGGACCCTCCGGGCCGTGGAGAGCGCTCTGCGCGATCTGGGGCCGGTCGTGTCCGAACCCCTCCCCGCGGCCGGGCGGGCCGCGGTGTCGGGGCCCGGCGGCCTGTTCATCGGGCCGCTGGCGGAGCAGCTCGGAATCGGCCCGGCGACGCTGCGCAAGTGGGAGGACGCCGGGCTGGTCCGCCCGCACCGCGATCCGCTGACCGGGTACCGCGTCTATGACGAGGCCGCCGTTCGGGACGCCCGCATGACCCATCAACTCCGGCACGGCGGCTACCTGTTGGAGCAGATCGCCCCGTTGATCACCCAAGTGCGCTCGGTCGGCGGCACGGAACCGCTGGAGGCCGCGCTGACCGGGTGGCACGACCGGCTGTCCGCACGAGGGCGGGCGATGCTGGCCGGCGCCGCACAGTTGGACGCCTACCTTCGCAGCCGCGGCTGA
- a CDS encoding DUF2207 family protein — protein MTFEAEMYWSGAGLIALWLVLFGLALAATRNGTVVAGAATQEFGQDPESPAVVALLANRWRSVDRAAAATLLDLAARGVIEVRQPDDDPARSTVHLTGKEAGDLTPYEHRVLRRVVEQAGETGAPIGAIAFRAEERAKSWNSELRQEIVAEARVRGLSRPRFGRFLGGALSVTLFVPGVPFTVAAVAGGHGLRAAIFVGCIPAVVLMWLLKRALGERATPRGLDRAGHWAGVESWLHAHEEFAQLPPAAVTVWDRYLGYGAALGVTSRAGRLLGFDAGDKRSVWSSYGGTWRPVRIRYPRVRPGFGAKTADLVQLACAAAVVAVGLYLFATLRQPDWAVLSGPGAEHSARRPGLVLSAGWVGVALLGVLVAGRFNRWMILVGFVAMMPGNFAGRDTWPFNTMDGPLPVELVLVAGFAALTVYYLVLAVLERRAAHIVTGEVLRMEPRRRKGAPRFLALDTGEGDRTIAWALPRGAPAVAPGSIVRLSVSPATRVVRSATPILN, from the coding sequence GTGACGTTCGAAGCGGAGATGTACTGGAGTGGCGCCGGGCTCATCGCCCTGTGGCTCGTGCTGTTCGGCCTCGCGCTCGCGGCCACGCGCAACGGCACCGTCGTGGCCGGCGCCGCCACCCAGGAGTTCGGGCAGGATCCCGAATCTCCTGCCGTCGTCGCGCTGCTGGCCAACCGATGGCGGTCCGTGGACCGCGCCGCCGCGGCCACCCTTCTCGACCTCGCGGCACGCGGTGTCATCGAGGTGCGCCAGCCCGACGACGACCCGGCCCGCAGCACGGTGCATCTCACCGGAAAGGAGGCGGGCGACCTCACGCCGTACGAGCACCGGGTCCTGCGCCGAGTCGTCGAACAGGCCGGCGAGACGGGCGCCCCGATCGGGGCCATCGCCTTCCGCGCCGAGGAGCGCGCCAAGTCCTGGAACAGCGAGCTGCGCCAGGAGATCGTCGCCGAGGCGCGGGTGCGGGGGTTGTCACGCCCGCGGTTCGGGCGGTTCCTCGGCGGGGCCCTCTCAGTGACCCTCTTCGTCCCGGGTGTGCCGTTCACCGTGGCCGCCGTCGCGGGCGGGCACGGCCTGCGGGCGGCCATCTTCGTCGGCTGCATCCCGGCGGTCGTCCTGATGTGGCTGCTGAAGCGGGCGCTCGGTGAGCGTGCCACCCCTCGGGGGCTCGACCGGGCGGGCCACTGGGCGGGCGTCGAGTCCTGGCTGCACGCGCACGAGGAGTTCGCGCAACTGCCGCCGGCGGCCGTCACCGTGTGGGACCGCTACCTCGGCTATGGCGCCGCGCTCGGCGTCACCAGCCGCGCCGGACGTCTGCTCGGCTTCGACGCGGGTGACAAGCGCAGCGTCTGGTCGTCCTACGGCGGCACGTGGCGGCCGGTGCGGATCCGCTACCCGCGGGTGCGTCCGGGGTTCGGTGCCAAGACGGCCGATCTGGTGCAACTGGCCTGCGCGGCGGCCGTGGTGGCCGTCGGCCTGTACCTCTTCGCGACCCTGCGCCAGCCCGACTGGGCGGTCCTGAGCGGTCCGGGCGCGGAGCACTCGGCGCGCCGCCCCGGCCTCGTGCTGAGCGCGGGCTGGGTGGGTGTCGCGCTGCTCGGGGTGCTCGTCGCCGGACGCTTCAACCGCTGGATGATCCTGGTGGGGTTCGTGGCGATGATGCCGGGCAACTTCGCCGGCCGCGACACCTGGCCCTTCAACACGATGGACGGGCCGCTGCCGGTGGAGCTGGTACTGGTCGCCGGCTTTGCCGCGCTCACCGTCTACTACCTGGTGCTGGCCGTTCTGGAACGCCGCGCCGCGCACATCGTCACCGGTGAGGTGCTGCGCATGGAGCCCCGCAGGCGCAAGGGGGCGCCGCGCTTCCTCGCGCTGGACACGGGCGAGGGGGACCGTACGATCGCCTGGGCGCTGCCGCGCGGCGCACCCGCGGTCGCGCCGGGCAGCATCGTACGGCTCTCGGTGTCACCTGCGACGCGCGTGGTGCGGTCGGCAACGCCGATCCTCAACTGA
- a CDS encoding LemA family protein, with the protein MGAIIAVLVVALLWWLVRTYNRLVRLRNQTQASWAQIDVQLKRRHELIPNLVESARGYASHERATLEAVVTARGAAVGDDLGVVDKAAAENALTASLGKLIALGESYPQLKADRQFAKLQDELTTAEDKIAYARQFYNSAVQSYHSALESFPGNVVSGMGGAHARREYFEAGTAAQSSVQVKFA; encoded by the coding sequence GTGGGCGCAATCATCGCCGTGCTGGTCGTTGCACTGCTGTGGTGGCTGGTCCGGACGTACAACAGGCTGGTCCGGCTGCGGAACCAGACACAGGCGTCCTGGGCGCAGATCGACGTCCAGTTGAAGCGGCGTCATGAACTGATACCGAACCTCGTCGAAAGCGCACGCGGGTACGCCTCGCACGAGCGGGCCACGCTCGAAGCCGTGGTCACCGCGCGCGGCGCCGCGGTCGGCGATGACCTCGGGGTCGTGGACAAGGCGGCCGCGGAGAACGCCCTGACGGCGTCCCTGGGCAAGCTGATCGCGCTGGGCGAGAGCTACCCGCAGCTGAAGGCGGACCGGCAGTTCGCGAAGCTCCAGGACGAACTGACCACCGCGGAAGACAAGATCGCTTACGCGCGGCAGTTCTACAACAGCGCCGTACAGAGCTACCACAGCGCCCTGGAGAGCTTCCCGGGCAACGTGGTGTCCGGCATGGGCGGCGCCCATGCGCGCAGGGAGTACTTCGAGGCCGGGACCGCCGCGCAGTCCTCGGTGCAGGTGAAGTTCGCGTGA
- a CDS encoding beta/gamma crystallin domain-containing protein codes for MISKTKRIVRSATVAVAAAAAFTVVMPTGNAFAIDHVECRGGENFLKIWSHSGGRQSVDCYANRGRTDFGGWWVDKISTGNNDLIYYDANGDSVRIDRWHDITFPNRPPKVNSIEIL; via the coding sequence GTGATCTCGAAAACGAAGAGGATCGTGCGTTCCGCGACCGTGGCGGTCGCCGCGGCCGCCGCGTTCACCGTGGTCATGCCCACCGGCAACGCCTTCGCCATCGACCACGTGGAGTGCCGGGGCGGCGAGAACTTCCTGAAGATCTGGTCGCACAGCGGTGGACGTCAGAGCGTCGACTGCTACGCCAACCGCGGCCGGACCGACTTCGGCGGGTGGTGGGTCGACAAGATCTCCACGGGCAACAACGACCTGATCTACTACGACGCCAACGGCGACTCGGTGAGGATCGACCGGTGGCACGACATCACCTTCCCCAACCGCCCCCCGAAGGTGAACTCCATCGAAATTCTGTGA
- a CDS encoding glycosyltransferase family 39 protein encodes MGALTARELGGARRAHLLAAIATATMPVLLGGAHVANTTSYEVLAWASIALVVVRIGRTGDTRWWLAAGVLVGVGAEFNHPAAGFGVVLLAAVLLGPARRSVADRRLLAGIGIAILLVLPDLWWQARHGWAMFEMTRALNAQNGGPQYIFPWIVGQLGMACLAMAVLWTASLRFPWRSGRPLWRCIVITYAVLYMLFAVTTGAQVYYLGGLYVCLLAAGAVGLDGWLRSRPGRLRRPAVATIASAALLAVIVLPVLPSSDVAWTYGISTNSGESLGWPQLVGTVRQVWTGLPARQRTDAVIFAVDYGEAGAVNELGRGTGLPTAVSAHNSDWWRGPGDPRATTVVAIAPGPDHVPGYVARLRQNFTTVREAATLSNPEGVHTIERVGHVYVCTGPRRPWGAIWPELRTYQ; translated from the coding sequence GTGGGGGCCCTGACCGCGCGGGAGTTGGGCGGCGCACGCCGGGCCCACCTGCTCGCGGCGATCGCGACCGCCACCATGCCGGTGCTCCTCGGCGGGGCGCATGTCGCCAACACCACGTCGTACGAGGTGCTGGCCTGGGCGTCGATCGCCCTCGTGGTCGTGCGGATCGGCCGCACCGGCGACACGCGGTGGTGGCTCGCGGCCGGCGTGCTGGTGGGTGTCGGCGCGGAGTTCAACCACCCAGCGGCCGGTTTCGGAGTCGTCCTGCTCGCGGCTGTACTGCTCGGCCCGGCCCGCCGCAGCGTGGCCGACCGCCGCCTGCTCGCGGGCATCGGCATCGCGATACTGCTGGTCCTGCCCGACCTGTGGTGGCAGGCTCGGCACGGCTGGGCCATGTTCGAGATGACGCGGGCCCTGAATGCGCAGAACGGCGGCCCGCAGTACATCTTCCCCTGGATCGTGGGACAGCTCGGCATGGCCTGCCTGGCGATGGCGGTGCTGTGGACGGCGAGCCTGCGCTTCCCGTGGCGGTCCGGCCGGCCCCTGTGGCGGTGCATCGTGATCACGTATGCCGTGCTGTACATGCTGTTCGCGGTGACGACCGGAGCGCAGGTGTACTACCTGGGCGGGCTGTACGTATGTCTGCTCGCGGCCGGGGCGGTGGGCCTCGACGGATGGCTGCGCTCGCGCCCCGGCCGCCTGCGGAGGCCGGCGGTCGCAACCATCGCATCGGCCGCGCTGCTCGCCGTGATCGTGCTACCGGTCCTGCCGTCCTCCGACGTGGCCTGGACGTACGGCATCAGCACCAACTCGGGGGAGTCCCTGGGCTGGCCCCAACTGGTCGGCACCGTACGGCAGGTGTGGACCGGGCTGCCGGCCCGGCAGCGCACCGACGCGGTGATCTTCGCGGTGGACTACGGCGAAGCCGGCGCCGTCAACGAACTCGGCCGCGGCACCGGACTGCCCACCGCCGTGAGCGCCCACAACAGCGACTGGTGGCGGGGGCCCGGCGATCCGCGCGCGACGACGGTGGTGGCCATCGCCCCCGGACCCGACCACGTTCCGGGATACGTCGCGCGGCTGCGCCAGAACTTCACCACCGTGCGCGAGGCGGCCACCCTGTCCAACCCCGAGGGCGTGCACACCATCGAACGGGTCGGCCACGTCTACGTCTGCACCGGTCCCCGTCGCCCCTGGGGCGCGATCTGGCCGGAGCTGCGCACGTACCAATGA
- a CDS encoding GNAT family N-acetyltransferase: protein MFDDLPAGLTARHPSDADHPRILAVLDAWWGGFKGEAGSVERALLLPRLYFQHFTTTSFLVERDSAEIAAFLVGFLSQTDPDAAYVHFVGVDPALHGHGVARTLYNAFFALARTHGRRYVHCITSPENTGSRAFHTRLGFRASGVRPDYDGPGLDRVAFTIDLSG, encoded by the coding sequence ATGTTTGACGATCTTCCTGCGGGGCTGACGGCCCGGCACCCCTCCGACGCCGACCACCCGCGGATACTCGCGGTACTCGATGCCTGGTGGGGCGGCTTCAAAGGCGAGGCGGGGTCGGTGGAACGAGCGCTCCTCCTGCCCCGCCTGTACTTCCAGCACTTCACCACGACCAGCTTCCTCGTGGAGCGCGACAGCGCAGAGATCGCGGCCTTCCTGGTGGGTTTCCTGTCCCAGACGGATCCCGATGCCGCGTACGTGCACTTCGTCGGCGTGGATCCCGCGCTGCACGGGCACGGCGTGGCCCGCACCCTGTACAACGCCTTCTTCGCGCTGGCGCGAACCCACGGCCGACGGTACGTGCACTGCATCACCAGCCCGGAGAACACCGGCTCGCGGGCCTTCCACACGCGGCTGGGCTTCCGGGCCTCGGGGGTACGGCCGGACTACGACGGTCCGGGCCTCGACCGAGTGGCGTTCACGATCGACCTCTCCGGCTGA
- a CDS encoding carbohydrate kinase family protein codes for MRIAVTGSIATDHLMVFSGRFAEQLLKEQLERVSLSFLADRLEVRRGGVGANIAFGLGLLGLDPVLVGAAGVDFAEYGTWLRTNGVDTAEVRVSERLHTARFVCTTDDDQNQIATFYAGAMAEASRIDLASVAERTGTPRFVLVGADDPGAMLRHTATAHRLGIPVAADPSQQLARLDRDEARQLVDRARWLFTNEYEAALLLERTGWTERDLLGRVGTWITTLGEAGVSLARQGADALRIPAVPAGRIADPTGAGDGFRSGFLAGTAWGCTQEQSARLGCALATTVLESVGTQEYKLAPSDLLARIDQTYGRDAARALEPGLARVS; via the coding sequence ATGCGTATCGCCGTGACCGGCTCCATAGCGACCGACCATCTGATGGTCTTTTCCGGACGCTTCGCCGAACAACTGCTCAAGGAGCAATTGGAACGGGTATCCCTGTCGTTCCTCGCCGACCGGCTCGAAGTGCGCCGCGGCGGCGTCGGCGCCAACATCGCCTTCGGGCTCGGCCTCCTCGGCCTCGACCCGGTTCTGGTCGGCGCGGCGGGCGTCGACTTCGCCGAGTACGGCACCTGGCTGCGCACGAACGGCGTCGACACCGCCGAGGTCCGGGTCAGTGAGCGTCTGCACACCGCACGGTTCGTGTGCACCACCGACGACGACCAGAACCAGATCGCCACCTTCTACGCGGGCGCGATGGCCGAGGCCTCCCGGATCGACCTGGCCTCGGTCGCGGAACGGACCGGGACCCCCCGGTTCGTCCTGGTCGGGGCCGACGACCCGGGCGCCATGCTGCGGCACACCGCCACCGCCCACCGCCTCGGCATCCCCGTCGCCGCCGACCCGTCGCAGCAGCTCGCGCGTCTCGACCGCGACGAGGCGCGTCAACTCGTCGACCGCGCACGGTGGTTGTTCACCAACGAGTACGAGGCCGCGCTGCTGCTCGAACGCACCGGGTGGACCGAGCGGGATCTGCTCGGCCGGGTCGGCACGTGGATCACCACGCTCGGCGAGGCCGGGGTGTCCCTGGCCAGGCAGGGCGCCGACGCGTTGCGCATACCGGCGGTGCCCGCGGGCAGGATCGCCGACCCCACGGGCGCGGGCGACGGTTTCCGTTCCGGCTTCCTGGCCGGCACGGCCTGGGGGTGCACCCAGGAGCAGTCCGCGCGACTCGGCTGCGCCCTGGCCACGACGGTGCTGGAGTCGGTCGGCACCCAGGAGTACAAGCTGGCGCCCTCCGACCTGCTCGCCCGCATCGACCAGACGTACGGTCGCGACGCGGCCCGCGCCCTCGAACCGGGGCTCGCCCGCGTGTCGTGA
- the metK gene encoding methionine adenosyltransferase — protein MSRSLFTSESVTEGHPDKIADQISDTILDALIRRDPASRVAVETLITTGQVHIAGEVTTSAYVDIAALVREKILDIGYDSSAKGFDGASCGVSVSIGAQSSDIARGVDAAAESRSEGTAPAHEADELGRQGAGDQGLMFGYATTETPTLMPLPIELAHRLSRRLTQVRKDGTVPYLRPDGKTQVTIEYLGSRPVRLDTVVVSSQHAGDIDLAGLLAPDIRVHVVEHVLAQLAVDGIKLDTDDYRLLVNPTGRFEIGGPMGDAGLTGRKIIIDTYGGYARHGGGAFSGKDPSKVDRSAAYAMRWVAKNVVAAGLATRCEVQVAYAIGKAEPVGLFVETFGTHTVAVEKIETAITSVFDLRPAAIIRDLDLLRPIYARTAAYGHFGRELPDFTWERTDRADALRKAVAAA, from the coding sequence ATGTCCCGCAGCCTGTTCACCTCGGAGTCCGTCACCGAGGGGCATCCCGACAAGATCGCCGACCAGATCAGCGACACCATCCTCGACGCACTCATCCGCCGCGACCCCGCCTCTCGCGTCGCGGTCGAGACCCTGATCACCACGGGTCAGGTGCACATAGCCGGCGAGGTGACGACCTCCGCCTACGTCGACATCGCCGCTCTGGTGCGCGAGAAGATACTCGACATCGGTTACGACTCCTCGGCCAAGGGGTTCGACGGCGCCTCCTGCGGAGTGTCGGTGTCCATCGGCGCACAGTCCTCGGACATCGCGCGGGGTGTCGACGCGGCGGCGGAGTCCCGGAGCGAGGGCACGGCGCCCGCGCACGAGGCCGACGAACTGGGCCGCCAGGGCGCGGGCGACCAGGGGCTGATGTTCGGATACGCGACGACCGAGACTCCCACCTTGATGCCGCTGCCCATCGAGCTGGCGCACCGTCTCTCCCGCCGGCTGACGCAGGTACGCAAGGACGGCACCGTGCCCTACCTACGACCCGACGGCAAGACCCAGGTCACCATCGAGTACTTGGGCAGCCGGCCGGTCCGGCTCGACACGGTCGTCGTCTCCTCCCAGCACGCCGGCGACATCGACCTGGCGGGCCTGCTCGCTCCCGACATCCGCGTCCACGTCGTCGAGCACGTCCTGGCCCAACTAGCCGTCGACGGGATCAAGTTGGACACGGACGACTACCGGCTCCTGGTCAATCCCACGGGCCGTTTCGAGATCGGCGGCCCGATGGGCGACGCCGGCCTCACCGGTCGCAAGATCATCATCGACACGTACGGCGGCTACGCCCGTCACGGCGGCGGCGCCTTCTCCGGCAAGGACCCCTCCAAGGTGGACCGCTCGGCCGCCTACGCGATGCGCTGGGTCGCCAAGAACGTGGTGGCCGCGGGCCTGGCCACGCGCTGCGAGGTCCAAGTGGCGTACGCGATCGGCAAGGCCGAGCCGGTGGGCCTGTTTGTGGAGACCTTCGGCACCCACACGGTCGCCGTCGAGAAGATCGAGACCGCCATCACCTCGGTCTTCGACCTGCGCCCGGCCGCGATCATCCGCGACCTCGATCTGCTGCGGCCGATCTACGCCCGGACCGCCGCCTACGGCCACTTCGGCCGCGAACTCCCCGACTTCACCTGGGAGCGCACCGACCGCGCCGACGCCCTGCGCAAGGCCGTGGCAGCGGCCTGA
- a CDS encoding class I SAM-dependent DNA methyltransferase produces the protein MSNSFANIKQSHVFFDDSPGLKTYYEDWATRYNGDLADQKWVAPRVAANFVHLLASAYGSPESTIFDAGCGTGLVGSVLSTLGTYVIDGVDLSENMAAEAARTKAYRKVFGGVDLSVPVRDDRLDQYDIVVSSGVFTLGHVRPTALLTLIEYARPGGLILVSTRGSYATETGFEEFARSSEVAERAALQFTLEDANYIAEEGADYWVFRTAGSK, from the coding sequence ATGAGCAACTCCTTCGCGAACATCAAGCAGTCCCACGTCTTCTTCGACGATTCCCCCGGGCTCAAGACCTATTACGAGGACTGGGCGACGCGCTACAACGGGGATCTCGCGGACCAGAAGTGGGTGGCACCGCGGGTCGCGGCCAACTTCGTGCACCTGCTCGCCTCCGCCTACGGATCACCGGAATCGACCATATTCGACGCCGGCTGCGGCACCGGTCTCGTCGGCAGCGTCCTGAGCACGCTGGGCACCTACGTGATCGACGGCGTCGACCTGTCGGAGAACATGGCGGCCGAGGCCGCGAGGACCAAGGCGTACCGGAAGGTCTTCGGCGGCGTGGACCTGTCGGTTCCCGTCCGGGACGACCGCCTGGACCAGTACGACATCGTGGTCAGCAGCGGTGTGTTCACCCTCGGCCATGTGCGGCCGACGGCGCTGCTCACCCTGATCGAGTACGCCAGGCCCGGTGGGTTGATCCTGGTGTCCACGCGCGGCAGCTATGCCACGGAGACCGGCTTCGAGGAGTTCGCCCGGTCGTCCGAGGTCGCGGAGCGCGCTGCGCTGCAGTTCACGTTGGAGGACGCCAACTACATCGCCGAAGAGGGCGCCGACTACTGGGTGTTCCGCACGGCCGGGTCGAAGTAG
- a CDS encoding DMT family transporter produces the protein MGSTRNNVIAALTAALLWAFAFVAPAAVKPASELLLVTGRYTLFGLCGLYVLIRNWRQLKLMPIRRVLFGLYIGFVGYFLFYICVSYSATMDSGFITAVIVGSSPITIAVAGNFAEKRLSWRELLGPVILILSGLTLLSATEFIEGKGKGGAHASLFAILLALGAMGTWSYFVVRNAQSQRTWERKPDPTIWAALVAMGAGGASMVLLPFAIASTPQETFDPYPLFKIIAWCVFLGVIASWWGTYIWVKAAQGIPVPLVGPLLATETIFGAILSLPVEHRMPTWTEVGGALFVLSGIGVYMVFDVKNARARATSEGATEKADASDVPVVM, from the coding sequence ATGGGCAGCACACGGAACAATGTGATCGCCGCGCTGACGGCCGCGCTGCTCTGGGCGTTCGCTTTCGTCGCCCCGGCCGCCGTCAAGCCCGCGAGCGAGCTCCTTCTGGTCACCGGCCGGTACACCTTGTTCGGCCTGTGCGGTCTCTACGTCCTCATCCGGAACTGGCGCCAGTTGAAGCTGATGCCGATCCGCAGGGTCCTCTTCGGTCTGTACATCGGATTCGTGGGGTACTTCCTCTTCTACATCTGCGTCTCGTACTCCGCGACCATGGACAGCGGGTTCATCACCGCCGTCATCGTGGGATCCTCACCGATCACGATCGCCGTGGCCGGAAACTTCGCGGAAAAGCGCTTGTCGTGGCGGGAGCTTCTCGGTCCGGTCATTCTGATTCTTTCCGGCCTCACGCTGCTCAGCGCCACGGAGTTCATCGAGGGAAAGGGAAAGGGCGGTGCGCACGCCTCGCTCTTCGCGATCCTGCTCGCTCTCGGCGCCATGGGTACCTGGTCCTATTTCGTGGTCCGCAACGCCCAGTCGCAGCGCACCTGGGAGCGGAAGCCGGACCCCACGATCTGGGCGGCGCTGGTGGCGATGGGGGCGGGCGGCGCCTCCATGGTCCTGCTGCCTTTCGCGATCGCCTCCACACCGCAGGAGACGTTCGATCCGTATCCGCTCTTCAAAATCATCGCGTGGTGCGTGTTCCTCGGCGTCATCGCCTCGTGGTGGGGCACCTACATCTGGGTCAAGGCCGCCCAGGGAATTCCCGTTCCACTGGTCGGTCCGCTGCTCGCCACGGAGACGATATTCGGCGCCATCCTGAGCCTGCCGGTCGAGCACCGCATGCCCACATGGACGGAGGTCGGCGGCGCCCTGTTCGTGCTCTCCGGGATCGGCGTCTACATGGTGTTCGACGTGAAGAACGCACGGGCGAGGGCCACGAGCGAGGGGGCCACGGAGAAAGCGGACGCCTCAGATGTGCCCGTCGTGATGTGA